One region of Glycine max cultivar Williams 82 chromosome 9, Glycine_max_v4.0, whole genome shotgun sequence genomic DNA includes:
- the LOC100797373 gene encoding uncharacterized protein, with protein MDKLGEEEQLRTSTFQRLKSHTLHLLDLLQNPHIQYQKHCSLTVIPQLLRFLQSSSPSTLQPFFDYTLFPLLLLLDAAIQCRSTQKVDSQENYNMPGVLKTPVNVSDGVAEGVVNCLEELLRKCRLNSVDQMVVLLKKLTYGAMLSPSEASEEFREGILLCVKALLLSLYSCSDVSCLCEQIPGLPALSDDIYNDELHKTFKYGSESDKCLLAFLQSQFASAAVGHWLSLLLKIADTEAARGQKGSARLRIEAFKTLRVLVAKVGYADALAFFLPGIVSQLAKVLHSAKTMISGAAGNVESIDQAIRGLAEFLMIVLQDDANAPALDIEASSDFYSNECNSTLSLLDELRHLQVKNCVKTKAAEDTDVESEKISCSQTQLQEMGNTDPGRENMSLHVNRTKDWMQKTSAHVNKLLSATFPHICIHPSQKVRKGLVDAIKGLLSECFYTLGESRLMLLECLCALVVDVSNDVSSTAQDFLECLFSQNLKHVIKHNAAEIFIRNLEKLPRVVLGHEESHAVLHAQQLLTIIFYSGPRLLVDHLQSPVEAARFLDLFAACLSHNTVFSGLLGIITKTDRSSTLGYLPSIAELKSGANFFNYGPLLINSALSEVPKCRLIEEKSIDEPVKTAQNNYELPRMPPWFSYVGSIKLYQPLAGILRFVGLSLVADNISEGLLSHVIDILLGYFRRLVSELRLKEYNKESWQSWYDRNGSGQLLRQASTAACMLNEMIFGLSDQATNDFARIFHRSTLSRGVQVQSYKHDSAFHEFSWKKSKDKGVRSCLVECIGGILHEYLSTEVWNVPIDGRIADLQLNAAVEEDISLYFFQDAAMLREVIIDGVGIFNLCLGRDFVSSGFLHSSLYLLLENLSSSNYRVRNAADSVLHILTTTSSYTTVGQLVLENADYVIDSICQQLRHLDLNHHVPNVLASMLSYIGVAHKILPLLEEPMRSVSTELEILGRHQHPDLTVPFLKAVVEIVKASKREACLLPTQAESFARYVRSMVSNSEETTQDLWEDILFKLNDSRRYRRTVGSIAGSCITAAIPLLASFKQEICLAALDIIEGGTLAIAKVEAAYKLEREIKEATEEALQSLSLYQLKDTLEANEEAADENRLLPAMNKIWPFLVTCIQNRNPVAVRRCLNVISIVVPVCGGDFFTRRFHTDGTHIWKLLITSPFHKKSNFKDEKTPLQLPYRSSSVCSEDSFAETSYLKIQIAVLNMIADLCRNKSSSSALELVLKKVSGLVVGIACSSVVGLRDASLNALHGLASIDPDLVWILLADIYYTAKTENFPPPTPDLPEISEILPLPISPKEYLYVQYGGQSYGFDIDLASLDIIFTKIDSQYQMYS; from the exons ATGGACAAACTCGGCGAAGAAGAGCAACTCAGAACCAGCACCTTCCAACGCTTAAAATCACACACTTTGCACCTTCTCGACCTTTTGCAGAACCCTCACATTCAGTATCAGAAGCATTGTTCTCTCACCGTAATCCCCCAACTCCTTCGTTTCCTTCAGAGTTCTTCGCCCTCTACGTTACAACCCTTCTTCGA CTACACTCTGTTTCCGTTACTTCTGCTCCTCGATGCAGCGATCCAGTGCAGGTCTACTCAGAAAGTTGATTCTCAGGAAAATTATAACATGCCTGGTGTTCTGAAAACACCTGTTAATGTGAGTGATGGCGTTGCTGAAGGTGTGGTTAATTGTTTGGAGGAGCTTCTTAGGAAGTGTCGTTTGAATTCTGTGGATCAG ATGGTTGTGCTGCTAAAAAAGTTAACATATGGGGCCATGTTATCACCCTCCGAAGCTTCAGAGGAGTTTCGTGAAGGAATTTTGTTGTGCGTCAAGGCACTGCTTTTGAGCTTATATTCCTGTTCCGATGTGTCTTGCTTGTGTGAACAAATTCCTGGTTTGCCTGCACTTTCGGATGACATTTATAATGATGAACTTCATAAAACTTTCAAGTATGGTTCGGAATCAGACAAATGTTTACTTGCATTTCTCCAGTCTCAATTTGCATCAGCTGCTGTTGGACACTGGCTATCACTTCTTCTCAAA ATTGCAGATACAGAGGCTGCTAGGGGACAAAAAGGTTCTGCAAGACTTCGAATTGAAGCATTCAAAACTCTGAGGGTGCTTGTTGCAAAG GTTGGTTATGCAGACGCATTAGCCTTCTTTTTGCCTGGCATTGTTAGTCAGTTAGCTAAAGTTTTGCACAGTGCAAAAACAATGATAAGTGGGGCTGCTGGAAATGTGGAATCTATTGACCAAGCAATCAGAGGTTTGGCAGAATTTCTTATGATAGTCCTCCAGGATGATGCTAATGCACCTGCCCTAGATATTGAAGCGTCTTCAGACTTTTATTCAAATGAGTGTAATtcaacactttctcttttgGATGAGCTTCGCCACTTGCAAGTTAAAAATTGTGTTAAAACAAAAGCTGCTGAAGATACAGATGTTGAGTCAGAAAAAATCTCTTGCTCCCAAACTCAACTCCAAGAAATGGGGAATACTGATCCTGGCAGAGAGAACATGTCTTTGCATGTGAACCGAACAAAAGATTGGATGCAGAAGACATCAGCACATGTAAATAAGCTGTTGAGTGCAACATTTCCACAT ATCTGTATTCACCCTTCACAAAAGGTGAGAAAGGGACTTGTTGATGCTATAAAAGGACTCTTGTCAGAGTGCTTCTACACACTGGGGGAAAGTAGACTGATGCTTTTG GAGTGCTTATGTGCCTTGGTCGTTGATGTATCTAATGATGTGTCTTCAACTGCACAAGATTTCCTTGAGTGTTTGTTCTCACAAAATTTGAAACATGTTATAAAACACAATGCTGCTGAGATATTTATCAG GAACCTTGAAAAGCTTCCCAGAGTGGTGCTTGGCCATGAGGAGTCACATGCTGTGTTACATGCTCAGCAATTactaacaataatattttattctggTCCTCGTCTGTTAGTGGATCATCTTCAGTCTCCT GTAGAAGCTGCTAGATTCCTAGATTTGTTTGCTGCATGTCTAAGCCATAATACAGTGTTTTCTGGTTTGCTCGGCATAATCACTAAAACAGATCGATCATCAACTCTGGGATATCTTCCCTCCATTGCTGAGTTGAAATCTGGAGCTAATTTCTTCAATTATGGCCCCCTTCTTATAAATTCTGCTTTATCTGAAGTCCCTAAGTGCAGGCTTATTGAGGAAAAAAGTATAGATGAACCTGTGAAAACTGCTCAAAACAACTATGAGCTTCCTCGCATGCCCCCTTGGTTTAGTTATGTTGGTAGTATTAAATTATACCAGCCTCTTGCAGGGATTCTCCGATTTGTGGGTTTATCTTTAGTGGCAG ATAATATAAGTGAAGGGCTTCTGTCGCATGTGATTGATATTCTACTCGGTTACTTCCGTAGATTGGTTTCTGAGCTTCGTTTAAAAGAATACAATAAAGAAAGCTGGCAGTCTTGGTATGACAGGAATGGTTCTGGACAGTTATTGCGGCAAGCTAGCACAGCTGCATGCATGCTGAATGAGATGATATTTGGTCTATCAGATCAAGCAACTAATGATTTTGCTAGGATATTTCATAGGTCTACTCTAAGCAGAGGAGTTCAGGTTCAGTCTTACAAACATGATAGTGCATTTCATGAATTTTCCTGGAAGAAGTCCAAGGATAAAGGTGTAAGGAGTTGTTTAGTTGAGTGCATTGGTGGGATCTTACACGAGTATTTATCTACTGAGGTATGGAATGTTCCAATTGATGGCAGAATTGCTGACTTGCAGCTTAATGCTGCAGTTGAAGAAGATATTAGCCTATACTTTTTCCAAGATGCTGCAATGCTACGTGAG GTTATTATTGATGGAGTAGGAATCTTTAATCTGTGCCTTGGAAGAGATTTTGTTTCAAGTggttttcttcattcttcactTTATTTATTGCTGGAGAACCTTAGTTCTTCAAATTACCGAGTTAGAAATGCAGCAGATTCTGTCTTGCATATACTTACCACCACATCTAGCTATACAACA GTTGGACAGTTAGTTTTGGAAAATGCAGACTATGTGATTGATTCAATATGTCAACAATTACGCCATTTGGATCTAAATCATCATGTGCCAAATGTGCTGGCATCCATGCTCTCCTACATTGGAGTGGCTCACAAGATATTGCCTCTTCTtgaggaaccg ATGCGCTCTGTGTCAACAGAACTTGAAATACTGGGTAGACACCAACATCCTGATCTAACTGTTCCATTCCTAAAG GCAGTAGTAGAAATTGTGAAGGCATCAAAACGTGAAGCTTGCCTGTTGCCCACTCAGGCAGAGTCGTTTGCCAGATATGTCAGGTCTATGGTCTCTAATTCAGAAGAAACAACACAAG ACCTGTGGGAGGACATTTTATTCAAGTTAAATGATTCTAGAAGATATAGACGAACAGTTGGTTCTATTGCTGGTTCATGTATTACTGCTGCAATCCCACTTCTAGCATCATTCAAGCAAGAAATATGCTTGGCCGCTCTGGATATAATTGAG GGTGGCACGTTGGCAATAGCAAAAGTAGAAGCAGCTTATAAActtgaaagagaaattaaagaagCAACAGAAGAAGCGCTACAATCACTATCATTGTATCAACTGAAGGATACTTTGGAAGCTAATGAAGAAGCGGCTGATGAAAACAGGCTGCTTCCGGCAATGAATAAAATATGGCCATTCCTGGTTACTTGTATTCAGAACAGGAACCCAGTG GCTGTCCGGAGATGCTTGAATGTGATCAGCATTGTAGTGCCAGTTTGCGGAGGAGATTTCTTCACACGGCGTTTCCACACTGATGGGACACACATTTGGAAACTTCTGATCACGTCCCCATTTCATAAAAAGTCAAATTTCAAAGATGAGAAGACCCCTTTACAACTACCTTATAGAAGCAGTTCCGTGTGTTCAGAGGATTCATTCGCTGAGACTTCCTATCTTAAAATTCAGATTGCAGTGCTTAACATGATAGCTGATTTATGCCGTAATAAGAGCAGTTCCTCTGCACTAGAACTCGTTCTGAAGAAGGTAAGTGGTCTGGTTGTGGGGATAGCTTGTAGCAGTGTTGTTGGACTTCGAGATGCTTCTCTGAATGCCCTCCATGGACTTGCATCTATTGATCCTGATCTTGTGTGGATTCTCTTGGCTGATATATACTACACTGCTAAGACAGAAAATTTTCCTCCACCTACACCAGATTTACCTGAAATCTCTGAAATTCTCCCTCTTCCCATATCACCCAAAGAATATCTATATGTGCAGTATGGAGGACAGAGTTATGGTTTTGACATAGATTTGGCTTCTCTGGatattattttcacaaaaattgATTCTCAATATCAAATGTATAGCTAA